One stretch of Anaerobranca californiensis DSM 14826 DNA includes these proteins:
- the murA gene encoding UDP-N-acetylglucosamine 1-carboxyvinyltransferase produces the protein MEKIYVTGKSGPLQGTVKVSGAKNAALPILAAALLCKGTTIIDEVPQLEDVNVMRGVLESLGAKVKVEGDTYIIDSSNLTSSTAPYELVRKMRASFLVMGPLLARLKEANISMPGGCAIGTRPIDLHLKGFQALGAKIQTDHGCIEGRVDNLVGNRVYLDFPSVGATENIMMLATMAEGQTIIENAAAEPEIVDLANYLNSMGAKIRGAGTNVIKITGVKELTSNRYTVIPDRIEAGTYMVAAVITGGDVLITNCIYDHLKPVIAKLQECGAKVFEDENTIRVIGNNRPIGVDVKTLPYPGFPTDMQPQMTALLAVAEGTSVVTETVFENRFMHVDELKRMNAKIKIRERSAVITGVESLKAAPVYATDLRAGAALILAGLVAEGVTEIGNIHHIDRGYVDIVNKFKGLGAKIERK, from the coding sequence TTGGAAAAAATATATGTCACAGGAAAAAGTGGTCCTTTGCAAGGTACTGTAAAGGTCAGTGGAGCAAAAAATGCAGCATTACCAATTTTAGCAGCAGCTTTATTATGTAAAGGAACTACAATTATTGATGAAGTCCCTCAACTAGAAGATGTCAATGTAATGAGGGGTGTGTTAGAGAGTTTAGGTGCCAAAGTTAAAGTTGAAGGGGATACATATATTATCGATAGTAGTAATTTGACTAGCAGCACTGCACCTTACGAACTGGTAAGAAAAATGAGGGCTTCTTTTTTAGTAATGGGACCACTATTGGCAAGGCTTAAAGAGGCAAATATCTCAATGCCTGGAGGATGTGCCATTGGAACAAGACCTATAGATCTCCATTTAAAGGGTTTTCAAGCTCTAGGGGCGAAAATACAGACAGATCATGGTTGTATTGAAGGTAGAGTTGATAATTTAGTAGGTAATCGGGTGTATCTAGATTTCCCTAGTGTTGGAGCAACGGAAAATATTATGATGTTAGCGACAATGGCTGAAGGGCAAACAATAATCGAAAATGCCGCTGCAGAACCTGAAATAGTAGATTTAGCCAATTATTTGAACTCAATGGGAGCAAAGATCCGGGGTGCCGGTACTAATGTTATTAAAATTACAGGGGTAAAAGAACTTACTTCTAATAGATATACCGTTATTCCAGATCGGATTGAAGCAGGGACTTACATGGTGGCAGCGGTTATTACAGGGGGAGACGTACTCATAACTAATTGTATTTATGATCATTTAAAACCAGTTATCGCTAAACTCCAGGAATGTGGTGCAAAAGTTTTTGAAGATGAAAATACTATTAGGGTTATAGGCAATAATAGGCCTATAGGAGTTGATGTTAAAACATTGCCTTACCCGGGTTTCCCAACTGATATGCAGCCACAAATGACCGCTTTATTGGCTGTGGCAGAAGGAACTAGTGTAGTTACGGAGACGGTGTTTGAAAATAGGTTTATGCATGTAGATGAACTTAAAAGAATGAATGCTAAAATAAAAATTAGGGAGCGTTCAGCAGTAATAACTGGGGTAGAAAGTTTAAAAGCCGCACCGGTATATGCCACAGATTTAAGGGCAGGAGCAGCATTGATTTTAGCAGGATTAGTAGCAGAAGGGGTAACAGAGATTGGGAATATCCACCATATAGATAGAGGTTATGTAGATATTGTAAATAAATTTAAGGGATTAGGTGCAAAAATAGAAAGAAAGTAA
- the spoIID gene encoding stage II sporulation protein D → MGKNILIYFGVTLIILLILPAVLVKSCKGPIFPDNRLDPSYENIKINVYFHKENKLKEMDLEEYIIGVVAGEMPARFDIEALKAQAVIARTYAVTRMQLFGGRGYSGYPGADICDDYRHSQHYLTPAEAKSNWPFWQRSIYWRKIVEGVYSTKGEIISYQGKPIDALYHSTCGGATENSEEVFTNYIPYLRGVNCPYCKDSPRFTQKVTYTKTGFKNILEGEGLQRVVGAKEIDMGIVSKTNSDRITYFRIGDKIYRGSDVRLLFKLNSARFTYNYDGTNIVFNVVGYGHGVGMCQYGANGLAKKGYNYKDIIKYYYTDVELENLHNYLSIKE, encoded by the coding sequence ATGGGAAAAAATATTTTAATTTACTTTGGAGTAACATTGATAATTTTGCTAATTTTACCTGCTGTTTTGGTTAAAAGTTGTAAAGGGCCGATTTTTCCTGATAATAGATTAGATCCATCATATGAAAATATAAAAATTAATGTTTACTTTCATAAAGAAAATAAGCTAAAGGAAATGGATTTAGAAGAATATATAATAGGGGTAGTGGCAGGGGAAATGCCGGCCCGTTTTGATATTGAGGCTTTGAAAGCTCAAGCAGTTATTGCTAGAACTTATGCTGTAACTAGGATGCAACTATTTGGTGGCAGGGGATATAGTGGATATCCTGGGGCGGATATTTGTGATGACTATCGCCACAGCCAACACTATTTAACACCGGCAGAAGCAAAAAGTAACTGGCCTTTTTGGCAGCGGAGTATATACTGGCGCAAAATAGTAGAAGGGGTATATTCCACGAAAGGTGAAATAATTAGTTATCAGGGGAAACCAATAGATGCCCTATATCATTCTACCTGTGGAGGGGCAACTGAAAATTCAGAAGAAGTATTTACTAACTATATACCTTATCTTAGAGGGGTTAACTGCCCTTACTGTAAAGATTCTCCCCGCTTTACTCAAAAGGTTACTTATACTAAGACAGGGTTTAAAAATATCTTAGAAGGAGAAGGGTTACAAAGGGTAGTAGGGGCTAAAGAAATTGATATGGGTATAGTTAGCAAAACTAATAGTGATCGGATTACTTATTTTAGAATTGGAGATAAGATATATAGGGGAAGTGATGTACGCCTTTTGTTTAAATTAAATTCTGCCCGGTTTACTTATAATTACGATGGAACAAATATAGTGTTTAATGTAGTAGGTTATGGCCATGGGGTAGGGATGTGTCAGTATGGAGCTAATGGTCTAGCTAAAAAGGGATATAACTATAAAGATATTATCAAATATTACTACACCGATGTAGAATTAGAAAATTTACATAATTACTTATCCATAAAGGAATAA
- a CDS encoding murein hydrolase activator EnvC family protein: MNILDKLKGKILAFFNLWKVKGKEIINKIKGLPSFVKKVSIYCIVVVIMVGLMAWQKSRLPLEIIGEFPKNETQQPEKRDNELPWQIDEKEKEKERDLGEKNEVNEVNKDEKKDQSEEKTSTEEEITQPTFNIKDKIIWPIEGSGEIQGHFKQSFNFRDGSFEYKLDGILIVAPKGSKVRAALPGVVKDVVTETSYLYGNVVKISYVDPNGDIWDTYYYNLDNIQVAEGQKISIGDSIGYVGSNLLSSLFNEAHIVLEIKKNNVLIDPQPYF, translated from the coding sequence ATGAACATTTTAGATAAACTAAAAGGGAAAATTTTAGCATTCTTTAATTTATGGAAAGTTAAAGGAAAAGAAATAATAAATAAAATTAAAGGATTACCTTCTTTTGTTAAAAAGGTAAGTATTTACTGTATAGTTGTAGTAATAATGGTTGGTTTAATGGCCTGGCAAAAAAGTAGGCTTCCCCTTGAAATAATAGGAGAATTTCCTAAAAATGAAACACAACAGCCTGAGAAAAGGGATAATGAGCTGCCTTGGCAGATAGATGAAAAGGAAAAGGAAAAGGAAAGGGATTTAGGGGAAAAAAATGAAGTAAATGAAGTAAATAAGGATGAAAAAAAGGATCAATCAGAAGAAAAGACTTCTACAGAGGAAGAAATAACTCAACCAACTTTCAATATTAAAGATAAAATTATCTGGCCCATTGAAGGTTCAGGAGAGATTCAAGGACATTTTAAACAATCCTTTAACTTTAGGGATGGGAGTTTCGAGTACAAACTAGATGGTATTTTAATTGTCGCTCCTAAAGGTAGTAAAGTGAGGGCTGCACTACCAGGAGTAGTTAAAGATGTAGTTACAGAAACCTCTTATCTCTATGGTAATGTTGTCAAGATTAGTTATGTAGATCCCAATGGAGATATATGGGATACCTACTATTATAATCTTGACAATATTCAAGTAGCAGAAGGGCAAAAAATATCCATTGGTGACAGCATTGGATATGTAGGTTCAAATCTTTTATCTTCTCTATTTAATGAAGCCCATATAGTGTTAGAAATCAAGAAAAACAATGTCCTAATCGATCCTCAACCATACTTTTAG